A genomic stretch from Streptococcus oralis includes:
- a CDS encoding ATP-binding cassette domain-containing protein gives MHNGHSRKGKNMIKINHLTITQNKDLRDLVSDLSMTIQDGEKVAIIGEEGNGKSTLLRALMGEALPDFTIKGDIQSDLQSLAYIPQKLPEELKNRTLHDYFFLESTDLDYSILYRLAEELHFDSDRFASDQKIGSLSGGEALKIQLIHELAKPFEILFLDEPSNDLDLETVDWLKRQIQKMRQTVIFISHDEDFLSQTADTIVHLRLVKHRKEAETLVEHLDYDRYSEQRKASFARQSQQAANDQRAYDKTMEKHRRVKQNVENALRNTKNDVAGRLLAKKMKTVLSQEKRFEKEAQSMTQKPLEEEQIQLFFSDIQPLPASKVLIQLEKEHLSIGERILAQELQLTVRGQDKIGIIGPNGIGKSTLLDKLQQLLSDKREISLGFMPQDYHKKLQLDLSPVAYLSPTGQKEELQKIQSHLASLNFSYSEMQHQIRSLSGGQQGKLLLLDLVLRRPNFLLLDEPTRNFSPTSQPEIRKLFASYPGGLITVSHDRRFLKEVCTSIYRLTENGLEVVDLQDL, from the coding sequence ATGCACAATGGACATTCTAGAAAGGGCAAGAATATGATAAAAATCAATCATCTGACCATCACACAAAACAAAGATTTACGAGACCTTGTATCTGACTTAAGCATGACTATCCAAGACGGGGAAAAGGTTGCTATTATTGGCGAAGAAGGAAATGGCAAATCGACCTTGCTACGAGCTTTAATGGGGGAAGCTTTGCCTGATTTCACTATCAAAGGAGACATCCAGTCTGACCTTCAGTCACTGGCCTACATTCCTCAAAAGTTACCTGAGGAGCTAAAAAATAGAACTCTACACGATTACTTCTTTTTAGAGTCTACTGATTTAGACTACAGTATCCTCTATCGTTTGGCTGAGGAGTTGCATTTTGATAGTGATCGATTCGCTAGTGACCAAAAGATTGGGAGCCTTTCAGGGGGTGAAGCTTTAAAAATTCAGCTCATCCATGAGTTAGCCAAACCCTTTGAGATTCTTTTTTTAGATGAACCTTCAAATGACCTGGACCTTGAGACTGTTGATTGGCTAAAAAGGCAAATACAGAAGATGAGGCAAACCGTTATTTTCATTTCCCATGATGAAGACTTTCTTTCTCAAACGGCAGATACTATTGTCCACTTGCGACTGGTCAAGCACCGAAAAGAAGCGGAAACGCTAGTAGAGCATTTAGACTATGATCGCTACAGTGAGCAGAGAAAGGCTAGTTTTGCCAGACAAAGCCAGCAAGCTGCTAACGACCAGAGAGCCTATGACAAAACAATGGAAAAGCATCGCCGCGTCAAGCAAAATGTAGAAAATGCTTTGCGAAATACTAAAAATGATGTTGCTGGGCGCCTACTGGCTAAAAAGATGAAAACTGTTCTCTCTCAAGAAAAACGATTTGAAAAGGAAGCTCAGTCCATGACCCAAAAGCCACTTGAAGAGGAACAAATCCAACTTTTCTTTTCAGATATCCAACCATTACCGGCTTCTAAAGTCTTAATCCAACTTGAAAAAGAACATTTGTCCATTGGCGAGCGAATTTTAGCTCAGGAGTTACAACTAACTGTCCGTGGTCAAGATAAAATCGGTATCATCGGGCCTAATGGTATTGGGAAATCGACCCTGTTAGACAAGTTACAGCAACTGCTAAGCGACAAAAGAGAAATTTCGCTTGGTTTTATGCCACAAGATTACCACAAAAAACTACAATTAGATTTATCTCCAGTAGCCTACCTCAGCCCAACTGGACAAAAAGAGGAACTACAGAAAATCCAATCCCACTTAGCCAGTCTCAATTTCAGTTATTCAGAGATGCAACACCAGATTCGTTCCTTATCTGGTGGTCAACAGGGAAAACTGCTTCTTTTGGATTTAGTTCTACGAAGACCAAACTTTCTCCTTCTCGATGAACCCACACGAAACTTTTCTCCTACTTCTCAACCCGAAATCAGAAAACTCTTTGCCTCCTATCCCGGCGGTCTGATCACTGTTTCGCATGACAGACGCTTCTTAAAAGAGGTCTGTACGAGTATCTATCGTTTAACAGAAAATGGTTTGGAAGTTGTTGATTTACAAGATTTATAA
- a CDS encoding YceD family protein: MKLNIQEIRKQPEGLHFEQALDLAADLRKRNQEILDVKDIVAVGKVQYEDRMYFLDYQLSYTIVLASSRSMEPVELAESYPVTEVFMEGATNQLDQEVLDDDLVLPIENGEIDLAESVSDNILLNIPIKVLTAEEEAGQGFVSGNDWQIMTEEEYQAQQAVKKEENSPFAGLQGLFDGDE, from the coding sequence ATGAAGTTAAACATTCAAGAAATTCGTAAGCAACCTGAAGGTCTACACTTTGAACAAGCTTTAGACCTGGCAGCAGACTTACGTAAACGAAATCAAGAAATTTTAGATGTCAAAGATATCGTAGCAGTGGGAAAGGTCCAGTACGAAGACCGTATGTATTTCCTAGATTATCAGTTATCTTATACCATCGTTCTTGCTTCCAGCCGCAGTATGGAGCCAGTTGAGTTGGCAGAGTCTTATCCAGTCACAGAGGTCTTCATGGAAGGAGCGACCAACCAACTGGACCAAGAAGTTTTAGATGATGACTTGGTCTTGCCTATCGAAAATGGGGAAATTGATTTGGCTGAAAGTGTGTCAGATAATATCTTGCTAAACATTCCAATCAAAGTCTTAACAGCAGAAGAAGAAGCTGGTCAAGGTTTTGTGTCTGGAAATGACTGGCAAATCATGACTGAGGAAGAATACCAAGCCCAACAAGCAGTCAAGAAAGAAGAAAACAGTCCATTTGCAGGCTTGCAAGGACTATTTGACGGAGACGAGTAG
- the htpX gene encoding zinc metalloprotease HtpX translates to MLFDQIASNKRRTWILLLVFFLLLTLVGYAVGYLFMRSGLGGMIIALIIGLIYALTMIFQSTEIVMSMNGAREVDEQTAPDLYHVVEDMAMVAQIPMPRVFIIEDSSLNAFATGSNPQNAAVAATSGLLAIMNREELEAVMGHEVSHIRNYDIRISTIAVALASAITLLSSMAGRMMWWGGAGRRRSDNDRDGNGLEIIMLIISLLAIVLAPLAATLVQLAISRQREFLADASSVELTRNPQGMINALRKLENSEPMHHHVDDASSALYINDPKKGGGLQKLFYTHPPISERIERLKHM, encoded by the coding sequence ATGTTGTTTGATCAAATTGCGAGCAATAAACGAAGAACTTGGATTTTGTTGCTGGTTTTCTTCCTACTCTTGACCTTGGTTGGTTATGCGGTTGGCTATCTCTTCATGCGCTCAGGTCTTGGTGGCATGATTATTGCCTTGATTATTGGTCTTATCTACGCTCTGACCATGATCTTTCAATCGACAGAGATTGTCATGTCTATGAATGGGGCGCGTGAGGTTGATGAGCAAACGGCGCCAGACCTCTACCATGTAGTAGAAGATATGGCCATGGTCGCTCAGATTCCCATGCCGCGTGTTTTCATCATTGAGGATTCTTCTTTAAATGCCTTTGCGACAGGTTCGAATCCGCAGAATGCAGCTGTCGCAGCCACTTCGGGCCTTCTGGCTATCATGAATCGTGAGGAGCTAGAAGCTGTTATGGGGCATGAAGTCAGTCACATTCGGAACTACGATATCCGCATTTCGACCATTGCTGTCGCCCTTGCCAGTGCCATTACCCTTCTGTCTAGTATGGCAGGACGGATGATGTGGTGGGGTGGCGCAGGTCGCAGACGGAGTGATAATGATCGCGATGGAAATGGTTTGGAGATTATCATGCTTATTATCTCTCTCTTAGCCATTGTTCTAGCACCTCTCGCAGCAACTTTGGTGCAACTTGCCATTTCCCGTCAGAGGGAATTTCTAGCGGATGCATCCAGTGTGGAGCTGACTCGCAATCCTCAAGGGATGATCAATGCACTGCGCAAGTTGGAGAATAGCGAGCCAATGCATCACCATGTTGATGATGCCAGCAGCGCTCTTTATATCAATGATCCCAAGAAAGGTGGGGGACTTCAAAAACTCTTTTATACCCACCCACCTATCTCAGAACGAATCGAACGCTTGAAACACATGTAA
- a CDS encoding LemA family protein gives MIWIILGVLALIIIFVIVSYNGLVKNRMQTKEAWSQIDVQLKRRNDLLPNLIETVKGYAKYEGSTLEKVTELRRQVAAATSPAEAMKASDALTRQISGIFAVAENYPDLKASANFIKLQEELTNTENKISYSRQLYNSVVSNYNVKLESFPSNIIAGLFGFKAADFLQTPEEEKAVPKVDFSGLGD, from the coding sequence ATGATTTGGATTATTCTTGGAGTTTTGGCTCTGATTATTATTTTTGTGATTGTTAGCTATAACGGTTTGGTTAAAAATCGTATGCAAACCAAGGAGGCTTGGAGCCAGATCGATGTTCAGTTGAAGCGTCGTAATGATCTCCTCCCAAACTTGATTGAAACAGTCAAAGGCTATGCCAAATATGAAGGTTCTACCTTGGAAAAAGTGACAGAACTTCGTAGACAAGTAGCTGCAGCAACTTCACCAGCTGAAGCGATGAAGGCCAGTGATGCCCTTACCCGCCAGATTTCTGGTATCTTTGCAGTAGCAGAGAATTACCCAGACTTGAAAGCTAGCGCTAACTTTATTAAATTGCAAGAAGAGTTGACCAATACAGAAAATAAAATTTCTTACTCACGCCAACTCTACAACAGTGTTGTCAGCAACTACAATGTAAAACTTGAAAGCTTCCCAAGTAACATCATCGCAGGACTATTTGGCTTTAAAGCTGCAGACTTCCTTCAAACACCTGAAGAGGAAAAGGCAGTTCCTAAAGTTGACTTTAGCGGTTTAGGTGACTAA